Proteins encoded by one window of Clostridium cagae:
- a CDS encoding PucR family transcriptional regulator, whose protein sequence is MYGLVEYLNELYKKCEIPFELCIDNKVAFKTNPFLYTDKEIIEARFNINNKICILRTYSNFKDSLKLIKFCIENRCKDEHDVRENTIISLLKNEYVSSDKLNDIMFELNEVYLISINLEEKISETIDILKTIYIDTEVSILEYNEYIILLGTFEDIEDHISSITETIHNNLYKRCYISYYEVKDYNNISSLYKEGIYKINLAKKYNISNRIFNEKSLLFESIVDSLSEEKKVKILSKFNDGFNKLDDDTINTIEVFFNCDLNLSESAKNLYVHRNTLIYRLDKIKKCTSYDIRNFNEAILFKIAFFVWKESKV, encoded by the coding sequence GATTAGTTGAATATTTAAATGAATTATATAAAAAGTGTGAAATACCTTTTGAATTATGTATTGATAATAAAGTGGCTTTTAAAACTAATCCTTTTCTTTACACTGATAAAGAAATAATAGAAGCTAGATTTAATATAAATAATAAAATATGTATATTAAGAACTTATAGCAATTTCAAAGACTCATTAAAGCTTATTAAATTTTGTATTGAGAATAGATGCAAAGATGAGCATGATGTTAGAGAGAATACAATAATTTCTTTATTAAAAAATGAATATGTATCAAGTGACAAATTAAATGATATTATGTTCGAATTAAATGAGGTCTATTTAATATCTATTAATTTAGAAGAAAAAATAAGTGAAACTATAGATATTTTAAAAACAATATATATAGATACTGAAGTGTCTATATTAGAATATAATGAATATATTATTCTATTAGGGACATTTGAGGATATTGAAGATCATATATCAAGCATAACTGAAACTATACACAATAACTTATACAAAAGATGTTATATAAGTTACTATGAAGTAAAAGATTATAATAATATAAGTTCATTATATAAAGAGGGAATATATAAAATTAACTTAGCTAAAAAATACAATATTTCGAATAGAATATTTAATGAAAAAAGTCTATTATTTGAAAGTATTGTAGATAGTTTAAGCGAAGAAAAGAAAGTAAAAATATTATCTAAATTTAATGATGGATTTAATAAATTAGATGATGATACAATAAATACAATAGAAGTATTTTTTAATTGTGATTTAAATTTAAGTGAATCAGCTAAAAATTTATATGTGCATAGAAATACTTTGATTTATAGGTTAGATAAGATTAAGAAATGTACATCTTATGATATTAGAAACTTTAATGAAGCAATACTATTTAAAATAGCATTTTTCGTATGGAAAGAAAGCAAGGTGTAA
- a CDS encoding LacI family DNA-binding transcriptional regulator — MNIGDIARLAGVGVSTVSRVINNHPDVKESTRERIWEIIKQNNYIPNNSARILKQNNTKNIGVLVKGVFNPFFSQMINIIGNIIDKSGYTMILEQNDYNFYQDVENLMGFIKEKKLQGVICLGGNFINIKEDSFSDIETPIVLTSVNTISKKGKKHYSSIGIDNIKASYDTTKYLIEKGHKKIALILGDENDLGISWWRLKGYRNALKENNIQIDDELELIGDYSCEKAYKETINLIKNRKDVSAIFALSDIMATGVAKAVIDSGLKIGDDISIIGFDGMDASKYYNPGLTTVNQPKRLMAETSISLLFSLINGVEENKQILLDTKLIERESCKDLLKK; from the coding sequence ATGAATATAGGAGATATAGCAAGACTTGCAGGGGTAGGAGTAAGTACTGTTTCAAGAGTTATAAATAATCATCCAGATGTAAAAGAGAGTACAAGAGAGAGAATTTGGGAAATTATAAAACAAAATAACTACATACCTAATAATAGTGCAAGAATATTAAAACAAAATAATACTAAAAATATAGGTGTACTAGTAAAAGGGGTATTTAATCCATTTTTTTCACAGATGATAAATATTATAGGTAACATTATAGATAAATCTGGATATACAATGATATTAGAGCAAAATGATTACAACTTTTATCAGGATGTAGAAAATCTTATGGGATTTATAAAAGAAAAGAAATTACAAGGGGTTATTTGTCTAGGTGGAAATTTTATTAATATAAAAGAAGATAGTTTTTCAGACATAGAAACTCCAATAGTATTAACATCTGTTAATACTATATCTAAAAAAGGGAAGAAACACTATTCTTCAATAGGAATAGATAATATTAAAGCTTCTTATGATACAACTAAATATTTAATAGAAAAAGGTCATAAAAAAATAGCACTTATTTTAGGTGATGAAAATGATTTAGGAATTAGTTGGTGGAGACTTAAGGGATATAGAAATGCTTTAAAAGAGAATAACATTCAAATTGATGATGAACTTGAATTAATTGGGGATTATTCTTGTGAAAAAGCATATAAAGAAACTATAAATCTTATAAAAAATAGAAAAGATGTAAGTGCTATTTTTGCACTTTCAGATATTATGGCTACAGGAGTAGCTAAGGCAGTTATAGATAGTGGTTTGAAAATTGGTGATGATATTTCAATCATCGGTTTTGATGGTATGGATGCAAGCAAGTATTACAATCCAGGACTTACTACAGTAAATCAACCTAAAAGATTAATGGCCGAAACCAGTATATCATTGTTATTTTCATTAATTAATGGAGTTGAGGAAAATAAGCAAATATTACTAGATACTAAATTGATTGAAAGAGAATCATGTAAGGACTTATTAAAAAAATAA